Below is a window of Manis javanica isolate MJ-LG chromosome 2, MJ_LKY, whole genome shotgun sequence DNA.
CCCTGGAGAGCGCTGGAGCTCACAAATGGCCCCCTGCCCCAACAGCCAGTTCTTCAAGAACTTGGTCAATGCCAAGTCTCCACAGCAGAGAGCAACAGCTCCAAATCTGGCTCAACCAGGGCCCCTGACCTGCCAGGGCCCGTGGGCCCCCTCGTACCGGGGCAGTGGGGACCCAGCAGGGCCAGTCCTTCTATGCCTCCAGGGGCATGGGCCTCTCTTGGTCCAGGCCTCTCATCCAAATGTCCGTCTGTCTGTCTGGAGACGCAGCCTCCAGGGGCTTGCTTGCCCCCTCCatcacagcagggagggaggcaggtggggagtgGGCCCAGCCCGCCTGGTGTGAATGCTGAGCTCTACTCTAGTTGCCCCTAAAGTGGGGGACTCATCTTCTTTTGGTTAATGAGGTCCAGGTAGAGGTCAGAGCGGAGGAAGCGTGGGTATGAGTCCTTTTCCATAAGCCCAAAGATGCGCTTCTGCGCCAAATCAAAGCAACCCCGTGTGACGCTCTGCAGGTTGTCCTTGGTGTGCTCCCGTGTGTACGAGTCCAAATTCACCTGCAGAGGCAGAGGGCGTATAGTCAGGGCTGCCTGCAGGTGCCTGACCctggagccaggagccaggaatGGGACTTACCCAGCCTTCCCCCTTCCAAGCCCTCTGATCCATGTCTTAAGGTTCAGAATAGAGGCCCTCAGGTCAGCAGACTCAGTCCTGGCTCGGCCATTTACTGCAAGGGTGGTAGAGTTTATAGTGCCTAAAACACCACCTCTGAGTTCAGTCTGTCTGGTGTGAATCCCAGCAGGGTCATACCTAGGTGTGTGACCTTAAGTAAATCACTTACATGCTCTGAGTCTCACTGTCTTATCTATAGGCTAGGAATCACAGCACATCCCTCAAAGAGTAGGGAAGTAAGCAAGATCAAGCACATTAAACAGATGTGGATTAAATCAACAGACCGTCTACTGTGACTTTGCACACAGTTCCTGTCACTCAGTAGGCACACAATAGTTGTCAGCTACTATGATTAGGCTCTCTGAGACTGTCCTCATTTTTAACATGAAGTTAATGTTAAAAACCTATTTTACAGGTtgtcatgagaattaaatatgAGAGTGCATGCACAAAGTGCTCAGCACATACCTGGCACACAGTGCCTCCACAGTGGCCATTCTGTTACCAATGGAATTCTGTTCTTCCTTGGGCACCAGCTTGCTTCCTCTCCACCCTGGGCACATGGTCCCTAAGAGTCACTCTGGCCTCTCCCCTTCCTAAACATCTCCTTGAGGCTTCCAGGTACCCACAATCCCTGAGAGACCACTGGGCATGGGGACCACTATATGCCTGAGGCCATACCTCCTTGCATGCCTGGATTGCAATGTACTCAGCGAAGATCTTCTTGGCCTTGGCTGCCATCTTGGACTGTGACTTGACCTTCTTGAAGTCTTCACATGCCAGCCAGAATTCCAGGTTCTCCTCACTAAACTCAGTGCGAAGGAAGGCCTGGAACACTGCTAAGCCATCTGTGAGGAGAAGCCCAGACCCTGGGGTGAGAGACAGAAGCAGCAGCCTCCACCCTCTGGACCCCCAGCCTCCTGGAGGCCTCCAGGGTGCAGATGCTGAAAGCTTCTTAAGACGCCCCCTCCCGAGAGCCAGGAGCCCTGCGACGCAGTCCCACCCCTGCTGTTGCCTGTTTGTGGGCCTTGGCTAGTTCTCTACCTTATCTCGGCCTtagttttctcacttgtaaaatggggatcatctGCCCATCTCCTGGAGCCCTGGGAGGATCAGAGGGATCCTTCCTGAGCGTAAGGGCACATCTGGCCCAGCCTAAGCTCTCAGtacatggaaatgtttattgttaTTCTGGGAATGTGGCTCTGAGCACACAGGTCCCAAAGGCCTCTAGCAGGCACTGCCAGCTCCCGTGGACAGGGCGGGGCTGCCAGAAGTGGACTCCAAGGCCAGACCAAGGCCTTGCCTCTCCCAACAGCAGGGACATCTGACTGGGcccaggaaggagggaaaggcaaCCTCCCAGGACCAGATGCATTCTCTGGGCCTGGGAgagcaggaaaggagagagggagaaagagaacacAGGGAGGGAAACAGGCTACTGGCCCCACTTACATTTGTGAAGCAGCAGCTTCTCCAAGGACTCACCCCACTTGAGGGCTTCCTCCGAGGTGGGCCTGAGGGGCAAGGGAAGGGGCACTGTGAGGCACCAAAGGGGTTCGGAAAAGTGGGTAGCTGGGGCTGGGTGGTCTCTGTTAGTAGCCCTTAGCCCAGGCAGTGGCCGGGCAGGTTGGGGAGCCCAGGACCTGTACCCCCTTTCTTGAGGCTGGCATTTCCAGCCCCTACCTCCaccctgcctggctgcagcttgccAGGTCCAGGACTCCCTCAAGGGGGCCTCCATCCAACCCAGAGCTGGATGGAGCCAACAAAATCCCTTTCCACTCGACCCCACCGCCAGGTCTGTGCACCCCTGCCCTCCAGGTGCCTGAGGGGTCCCATGGGTGCTGGGAGGACCTACTTGAATGACTTCGTCATTTTGTCTGCCTTGCCGGTTGGCTGGGCCCCAGGGGACTCGTTCCGCCGCCTAAAGATGCCCAGCTTGTTCTTCATGTCCTTGGCTCTGGGGGCAGAAGCAGAGAAGGGGGTTGGTCAGCCTGGCACAGTGGGCCCTGCAAATCCAGGGTGGAGAGGATGTGCGCTGGGACGAGGGGCAC
It encodes the following:
- the RGS3 gene encoding regulator of G-protein signaling 3 isoform X10, translating into MATERPVTNNWVWLSAGAGPRGCPSQTHAPFTGSLAGLAEREIFFCSPSWPLPFPGFSSVSPRRPTGECSRPAGILASAGLRHHCCSLPGTRGGQPELGSVGAPSVGRPTEMLRGMYLTRNGNLQRRHTMKEAKDMKNKLGIFRRRNESPGAQPTGKADKMTKSFKPTSEEALKWGESLEKLLLHKYGLAVFQAFLRTEFSEENLEFWLACEDFKKVKSQSKMAAKAKKIFAEYIAIQACKEVNLDSYTREHTKDNLQSVTRGCFDLAQKRIFGLMEKDSYPRFLRSDLYLDLINQKKMSPPL